A DNA window from Amycolatopsis sp. DSM 110486 contains the following coding sequences:
- a CDS encoding DUF6286 domain-containing protein, protein MRFLVRFLSTVLGLAVAVGGALLAIEVGWRWWQPGRAPLIVPWERWREDLAALSWTSTSVRVTAVVVLVAGLLFVLFALTAGSQAVRMADPADGICVSTSPRALARLVGLAVRAQANVTGASVTASARKVRVRATSRLENEEQLRPRLLETVATVLDDVPLERRPKVSVVVDSPKDRR, encoded by the coding sequence ATGCGGTTCCTCGTGCGGTTCCTGTCCACTGTGCTCGGTCTGGCAGTCGCGGTCGGCGGGGCCCTGCTGGCGATCGAGGTCGGGTGGCGCTGGTGGCAGCCGGGCCGGGCACCGCTGATCGTGCCGTGGGAACGCTGGCGCGAAGACCTCGCCGCGCTGTCGTGGACCAGCACGTCCGTGCGGGTCACGGCGGTGGTCGTGCTCGTGGCCGGGCTGCTGTTCGTGCTGTTCGCCCTCACCGCGGGCAGCCAGGCCGTGCGGATGGCCGACCCGGCCGACGGGATCTGCGTGAGCACGTCGCCGCGGGCACTCGCGCGCCTGGTCGGGCTCGCCGTGCGCGCGCAGGCCAATGTCACCGGCGCGAGCGTGACGGCGAGCGCCCGGAAGGTGCGCGTGCGTGCGACCAGCCGGCTGGAGAACGAGGAACAGCTGCGGCCGCGGCTGCTGGAGACCGTCGCGACGGTGCTGGACGACGTCCCGCTCGAGCGCCGGCCGAAGGTGTCCGTGGTCGTCGACTCACCGAAGGACCGCCGATGA
- a CDS encoding pyrimidine reductase family protein, translating into MRSVWPPSPGGTGPLSDEDLERVYGYPEDLTDLAGPFVQVNFVASADGAVAVDELSKGLSHPADRRVFLLARDLADVILVGGGTARAENYRGARTNAVRSARRARLGLAPAPPIAVVTRTGSLDPAGPLFTDTRVPPLVVTTSRADTAAVREAGADVLVAGDEDVDLPRALAMLAERGLRRVDCEGGPGLFAAMIAADLVDQLCLTVAPLLVGGDASRIAAGPAARPPRRMELASILVDDGFTLLRYRRGRG; encoded by the coding sequence GTGCGGAGCGTGTGGCCACCATCACCGGGCGGGACCGGGCCCTTGTCCGACGAGGATCTGGAGCGCGTCTACGGCTACCCCGAAGACCTGACCGACCTGGCCGGCCCGTTCGTGCAGGTCAACTTCGTGGCGTCGGCCGACGGCGCGGTAGCCGTGGACGAGCTGTCGAAGGGCCTTTCGCACCCGGCCGACCGCCGTGTGTTCCTGCTCGCGCGCGACCTCGCCGACGTGATCCTCGTCGGCGGCGGCACCGCGCGCGCCGAGAACTACCGCGGCGCCCGGACCAACGCGGTGCGCTCGGCCCGGCGCGCGCGGCTGGGTCTGGCGCCGGCGCCGCCCATCGCCGTCGTCACGCGGACGGGTTCACTCGACCCGGCGGGCCCGCTGTTCACCGACACGCGCGTGCCGCCGTTGGTCGTCACCACTTCGCGCGCCGACACCGCTGCGGTGCGGGAGGCCGGAGCCGACGTGCTCGTGGCCGGTGACGAAGACGTGGATCTGCCGAGAGCACTGGCGATGCTGGCCGAACGCGGCCTGCGGCGCGTGGACTGCGAAGGTGGGCCCGGGTTGTTCGCGGCGATGATCGCGGCCGACCTCGTCGACCAGCTTTGCCTCACCGTCGCCCCGCTGCTCGTCGGCGGCGACGCGAGCCGGATCGCGGCGGGACCGGCCGCGCGGCCGCCGCGCCGGATGGAGCTCGCGTCGATCCTCGTGGACGACGGCTTCACGCTGCTGCGCTACCGGCGGGGCCGCGGCTGA
- a CDS encoding ATP-dependent DNA ligase yields the protein MALPVQAPIKPMLAKPAKAIPDTGGLLFEPKWDGFRCLVFRDGDELTLQSRAEKPLNRYFPEVVERLLATLPEQVVLDGELVVGRGGKLDFDALTERIHPADSRVQLLAKETPAEFVAFDVLALGSESFMDEPTSARRARLEGIAGEGVHLTPATTDPDTARHWFELFEGAGLDGVIGKPLDEPYSPGKRVLFKYKHSRTADCVLAGLRWHVDGEPGEAVGSFLLGLYDADGLLHHVGVVGSFPVKRRRELAEELAPLITDGEGHPWVGDAVREGQRIPGGITRWRSTEHAWVPLKLERVVEVGYEHTEGGEPARFRHTAQFKRWRPDREPASCGYAQLDEPARYDLSAVFRGEVVRTR from the coding sequence ATGGCCCTCCCCGTGCAGGCTCCGATCAAGCCCATGCTCGCCAAGCCGGCGAAGGCGATCCCCGACACCGGCGGGCTGCTGTTCGAGCCCAAGTGGGACGGGTTCCGCTGCCTGGTCTTCCGCGACGGCGACGAGCTCACCCTGCAGTCGCGCGCCGAAAAGCCGCTCAACCGCTACTTCCCGGAGGTCGTGGAGCGGCTGCTGGCGACGCTGCCCGAGCAGGTCGTGCTCGACGGCGAGCTGGTCGTGGGCCGCGGCGGCAAGCTCGACTTCGACGCGCTGACCGAGCGCATCCACCCGGCCGACTCCCGCGTGCAGCTGCTGGCGAAGGAGACGCCCGCCGAGTTCGTGGCATTCGACGTGCTCGCGCTGGGCTCGGAGTCGTTCATGGACGAACCGACGTCGGCGCGGCGTGCGCGGCTGGAGGGCATCGCGGGTGAAGGCGTGCACCTCACGCCGGCCACGACCGACCCGGACACCGCGCGGCACTGGTTCGAGCTGTTCGAGGGCGCGGGGCTCGACGGCGTGATCGGCAAGCCGCTCGACGAGCCGTACTCGCCGGGCAAGCGCGTGCTGTTCAAGTACAAGCACTCTCGCACGGCGGACTGCGTGCTGGCCGGGCTGCGCTGGCACGTCGACGGCGAGCCGGGTGAGGCCGTCGGGTCGTTCCTGCTCGGGCTGTACGACGCCGACGGGCTGCTGCACCACGTCGGCGTGGTCGGCTCGTTCCCGGTCAAGCGGCGCCGTGAGCTGGCCGAGGAGCTGGCCCCGCTGATCACCGACGGCGAGGGGCACCCGTGGGTGGGCGACGCCGTGCGCGAGGGCCAGCGGATCCCCGGCGGCATTACGCGCTGGCGCTCGACCGAGCACGCGTGGGTACCGCTGAAGCTGGAGCGCGTGGTCGAGGTGGGTTACGAGCACACCGAGGGCGGCGAGCCCGCGCGGTTCCGGCACACCGCGCAGTTCAAGCGGTGGCGCCCGGACCGGGAACCGGCGTCGTGCGGCTACGCGCAGCTGGACGAACCGGCGCGCTACGACCTGTCGGCGGTGTTCCGCGGCGAAGTCGTGCGGACCCGCTAA
- a CDS encoding Asp23/Gls24 family envelope stress response protein, which translates to MTGQPLPVDLPRGDLAEPEERGSLSIAHAVVRKVAQHAADLVPGTVQTERRVAGLTRGRSGASAKVDGEDNDVDLALELALRYPAPVRTVTGDVRAKVTEEVERITAYHVRSIAVTVSALLPDVRARVR; encoded by the coding sequence GTGACCGGGCAGCCGCTCCCGGTCGACCTGCCGCGCGGCGACCTGGCCGAACCCGAGGAGCGCGGCAGCCTCAGCATCGCCCACGCCGTGGTGCGCAAGGTCGCGCAGCACGCCGCGGACCTCGTGCCCGGCACGGTGCAGACCGAACGCCGCGTCGCCGGCCTCACCCGGGGCCGATCCGGCGCGAGCGCGAAGGTCGACGGCGAGGACAACGACGTGGACCTGGCGCTGGAGCTCGCGTTGCGGTACCCGGCGCCGGTCCGGACCGTGACGGGTGACGTGCGCGCGAAGGTGACCGAGGAGGTCGAGCGGATCACGGCGTACCACGTGCGCTCGATCGCCGTGACGGTTTCCGCGCTGCTGCCCGACGTCCGGGCGCGGGTGCGCTGA
- a CDS encoding alkaline shock response membrane anchor protein AmaP encodes MTGSTASRTSARALARSHSAERTLTFLLGLVAVLAGAAALVVGQGWLGEFRAQRPLLDPMAVSWLAGHQLSARIGAVVLGVLLFVLGLWWFFRSLRPERRPDLALDETPGAELTVTAGALAGAVQTDAETIAGVTRARARAVGTSAEPALRVTLWLSEGTDVRRIWTDLDTYVLARAREALGLDSLPTAVRLELDTTGPARVR; translated from the coding sequence ATGACAGGCTCCACCGCAAGCCGTACATCGGCCCGTGCGCTGGCCCGTTCACACAGCGCCGAGCGCACGCTGACGTTCCTGCTCGGACTGGTCGCGGTCCTCGCGGGCGCGGCCGCGCTCGTGGTCGGACAGGGCTGGCTCGGCGAGTTCCGCGCACAGCGGCCGCTGCTCGACCCGATGGCCGTGAGCTGGCTGGCCGGGCACCAGCTGTCCGCGCGGATCGGCGCCGTCGTGCTCGGCGTGCTGCTGTTCGTGCTGGGGCTGTGGTGGTTCTTCCGCTCGCTGCGCCCCGAACGCCGTCCCGACCTGGCGCTCGACGAGACGCCGGGCGCCGAGCTCACCGTGACCGCCGGCGCGCTCGCCGGCGCGGTGCAGACCGACGCCGAAACCATCGCCGGCGTCACCCGGGCGAGGGCGCGCGCGGTCGGCACGTCCGCCGAGCCGGCGCTGCGCGTGACGCTGTGGCTGAGCGAAGGCACCGACGTCCGGCGCATCTGGACCGACCTCGACACGTACGTGCTCGCCCGCGCCCGCGAGGCGCTCGGGCTCGACTCGCTGCCCACGGCCGTGCGGCTCGAACTCGACACGACGGGCCCGGCACGCGTGCGCTGA
- the zapE gene encoding cell division protein ZapE, with protein sequence MPAAALTDRFPELGADELISSLVPPPRFGEARFSTYLPNPDEPSQAAAVKSCSAFAGRIGDRPAKKSRLRSLFGGGEAAPAGPMGLYLDGGFGVGKTHLLASVWHDAPSPKAYGTFVELTHLVGALGFAEAVRRLSEHRLLAIDEFELDDPGDTTLVSRLLQELTDAGVYIAATSNTLPDKLGEGRFAAEDFLREIQALSRRFEVVRVDGPDYRHRGLPDAPPPVSDEELDASAAAHEGSTVDEFDALVAHLAKLHPSRYGKLLDGVRRVHLKHVTPAPDQNVGLRLVAFADRLYDRAIPVVVSGVPLPELFTEEMVNGGYRKKYLRAVSRLTALARDAV encoded by the coding sequence ATGCCCGCAGCTGCCCTGACGGACCGGTTTCCCGAGCTCGGGGCCGACGAGCTGATCTCCTCGCTGGTGCCGCCGCCGCGGTTCGGCGAGGCCCGGTTCTCCACGTACCTGCCGAACCCCGACGAGCCGAGCCAGGCCGCCGCCGTGAAGTCGTGTTCGGCGTTCGCCGGGCGCATCGGGGACCGGCCGGCGAAGAAGTCGCGGCTGCGTTCGCTCTTCGGCGGCGGCGAGGCGGCCCCGGCCGGGCCGATGGGCCTCTACCTCGACGGCGGGTTCGGGGTGGGCAAGACCCACCTGCTCGCGTCGGTGTGGCACGACGCGCCTTCGCCCAAGGCGTACGGCACCTTCGTGGAGCTCACGCACCTGGTCGGCGCGCTCGGGTTCGCCGAGGCCGTGCGGCGGCTGTCGGAGCACCGGCTGCTGGCGATCGACGAGTTCGAGCTCGACGACCCCGGCGACACCACGCTCGTGAGCCGGCTGCTGCAGGAGCTCACCGACGCGGGCGTGTACATCGCCGCGACGTCCAACACGTTGCCCGACAAGCTCGGCGAGGGCCGCTTCGCCGCCGAGGACTTCCTGCGTGAGATCCAGGCGCTCTCCCGTCGCTTCGAAGTGGTTCGCGTGGACGGGCCGGACTATCGCCACCGCGGCCTGCCCGACGCGCCGCCGCCGGTGAGCGACGAGGAGCTCGACGCGTCGGCCGCCGCGCACGAGGGGTCCACTGTGGACGAGTTCGACGCGCTCGTGGCGCACCTGGCGAAGCTGCACCCGTCGCGCTACGGCAAGCTGCTCGACGGAGTGCGGCGCGTGCACCTCAAGCACGTGACGCCGGCGCCGGACCAGAACGTGGGGCTGCGGCTCGTGGCGTTCGCCGACCGGCTCTACGACCGCGCGATCCCCGTCGTGGTGTCGGGCGTGCCGCTGCCGGAGCTGTTCACCGAGGAGATGGTGAACGGCGGCTACCGCAAGAAGTACCTGCGGGCGGTCAGCCGGCTGACGGCGCTGGCACGCGACGCGGTGTGA
- a CDS encoding phosphatase PAP2 family protein encodes MSRILALVAVLGALVTVALGLVYAGGHSPGALDAGAAQAIAGLSHTTLNVLVLPTEPYVLIPAIVVIAGTCLYLRRRTDALLAVAGPALALALNTWVLKPLFDRWKNDILVYPSGHTVSLVTVLVVLILLAKPKVVTVVVSVVLLCCAAIGMIGLGYHYLTDIVGGTFFATAVVTGLRAVTPRRVPAPSAG; translated from the coding sequence GTGAGCCGCATTCTGGCGCTCGTCGCCGTGCTCGGCGCGCTGGTGACCGTCGCACTGGGACTCGTCTACGCGGGCGGGCACTCCCCCGGCGCACTCGACGCGGGCGCCGCGCAAGCGATCGCCGGCCTGAGCCACACCACACTGAACGTGCTAGTGCTGCCGACCGAACCGTACGTGCTGATCCCGGCCATCGTGGTCATCGCCGGCACCTGCCTCTACCTGCGCCGCCGCACGGACGCGCTGCTGGCCGTCGCGGGCCCGGCGCTCGCCCTCGCGCTCAACACCTGGGTGCTCAAGCCGCTGTTCGACCGCTGGAAGAACGACATCCTCGTCTACCCCAGCGGCCACACGGTGAGCCTGGTGACCGTGCTCGTGGTGCTGATCCTGCTGGCAAAGCCGAAGGTGGTCACCGTCGTGGTCAGCGTGGTTCTCCTGTGCTGCGCGGCGATCGGCATGATCGGCCTCGGCTACCACTACCTCACGGACATCGTCGGCGGCACGTTCTTCGCCACCGCCGTGGTGACCGGGCTGCGCGCCGTCACACCGCGTCGCGTGCCAGCGCCGTCAGCCGGCTGA
- a CDS encoding Asp23/Gls24 family envelope stress response protein, with protein MVQPSPRRTDVPGTAITTPLNEEGSAGRTTISSLVVQKVAGLAAREIAGVHALGGGVSRAFGALKERIPGSGTTSTAGVAVEVGEKQTAIDLDLVVEYGARIVEVSRAVRRNVIEAVEQITALEVIEVNIAVNDVHLPDEDDEPESSRVE; from the coding sequence ATGGTGCAGCCGAGCCCCCGCCGGACCGATGTTCCGGGAACCGCGATCACCACACCGCTCAACGAGGAGGGGTCCGCCGGCCGGACCACGATCTCGTCGCTGGTGGTGCAGAAGGTCGCCGGGCTCGCGGCACGCGAGATCGCCGGCGTCCACGCGCTGGGCGGCGGGGTGTCGCGCGCGTTCGGCGCGCTGAAGGAGCGGATTCCCGGCTCCGGCACGACGTCCACCGCGGGCGTCGCCGTGGAGGTGGGCGAGAAGCAGACGGCGATCGACCTCGACCTGGTCGTGGAGTACGGCGCGCGGATCGTCGAGGTGTCACGAGCCGTGCGGCGCAACGTGATCGAGGCCGTGGAACAAATCACCGCGCTCGAGGTGATCGAGGTGAACATCGCGGTCAACGACGTCCACCTGCCCGACGAGGACGACGAACCCGAGTCCTCTCGCGTGGAATAG